Proteins from a genomic interval of Equus quagga isolate Etosha38 chromosome 13, UCLA_HA_Equagga_1.0, whole genome shotgun sequence:
- the LOC124251107 gene encoding zinc finger protein 792-like — protein MASGFVFKVSVTFEDVAVDLSQEEWELLDGTQRLLYHDVMLENFALVASLGLASSRFHVVAQLELRGETWVPDKADMTPATARGPWVGGLDLVNGKLLVLNGG, from the exons ATGGCTTCTGGATTTGTTTTTAAG GTCAGCGTGACCTTTGAGGATGTGGCTGTGGACTTATCTCAGGAGGAGTGGGAGCTTCTTGATGGGACTCAGAGACTGCTGTACCatgatgtgatgctggagaattTTGCACTTGTGGCCTCACTGG GACTTGCATCTTCCAGGTTCCACGTGGTTGCCCAACTGGAGCTCAGGGGAGAGACCTGGGTGCCTGACAAGGCAGACATGACTCCAGCCACAGCAAGAGGGCCCTGGGTTGGGGGACTGGACCTGGTAAATGGGAA gTTGTTGGTTTTGAATGGAGGATGA